Proteins co-encoded in one Natranaerobius trueperi genomic window:
- a CDS encoding COG2426 family protein — protein sequence MIDILKVLIFSMLPIVEIRGGIPLGLSLNFSPVEAFVISAIGNIAVIFPLIVTLNLLDPYFRKIPGIKLIYHKAIDRVISKRDKYLKYGKYALFFFVAIPFPTTGAWTASLASYIFQIPIKDSLWIISAGVFTSGLIVLVLSTTTISFI from the coding sequence ATGATTGACATATTAAAGGTATTAATTTTTTCAATGCTACCTATCGTTGAAATTAGAGGTGGTATTCCACTAGGATTATCTTTAAATTTTTCCCCAGTTGAAGCTTTTGTAATAAGCGCTATAGGAAATATAGCAGTAATATTCCCATTAATTGTTACTCTTAATCTACTTGACCCTTATTTTAGGAAAATTCCTGGTATTAAGTTAATTTACCATAAAGCTATTGATCGTGTTATATCAAAAAGAGACAAATACTTAAAATATGGTAAATATGCTTTGTTTTTCTTTGTAGCAATACCTTTTCCAACAACAGGTGCTTGGACTGCCTCATTAGCTTCTTATATCTTTCAAATACCAATTAAAGACTCTCTCTGGATAATAAGTGCAGGTGTTTTCACCTCAGGTCTAATCGTCCTTGTTTTGTCTACTACTACAATATCATTTATTTAG
- a CDS encoding DUF503 domain-containing protein codes for MEVGVAEVDLNIEGVRSLKEKRKILKSIITRIQNKFNLSIAEIDYQDKWQRSLIGLAGISNDKKYINKVLEKAVTLIESDGNMIIIDYHIYFL; via the coding sequence TTGGAAGTTGGTGTTGCCGAAGTTGATCTTAATATAGAAGGAGTAAGGTCTTTAAAGGAAAAAAGAAAAATTTTAAAAAGTATAATAACAAGAATACAAAACAAGTTCAATTTATCTATAGCTGAAATAGATTATCAAGATAAATGGCAAAGATCACTAATTGGTCTTGCAGGAATAAGTAATGATAAAAAGTATATTAATAAAGTTTTAGAAAAAGCTGTCACTCTAATCGAATCTGATGGAAATATGATCATAATTGATTATCACATTTATTTTTTATGA
- a CDS encoding rubredoxin-like domain-containing protein produces the protein MWKCQVCNFIIEAEEAPEKCPKCGAPKEKFSELTGEAKELVTKSRETNSLLMELADLMEEIEHISQEGIDINLDPGCLSLFEKAKEQSTLIKQSAKAEIETHIEKGKWG, from the coding sequence ATGTGGAAATGTCAAGTTTGTAATTTTATTATTGAAGCTGAAGAAGCTCCTGAAAAATGTCCTAAATGTGGGGCACCAAAAGAAAAGTTCAGTGAATTAACTGGGGAAGCAAAAGAACTTGTCACAAAGTCAAGAGAAACAAATTCATTGTTAATGGAATTAGCAGATTTAATGGAAGAAATCGAACATATTTCTCAAGAAGGTATAGATATAAATTTAGATCCTGGTTGTCTATCTCTATTTGAAAAGGCTAAAGAGCAGTCAACATTAATAAAGCAATCAGCAAAAGCAGAAATAGAAACACATATTGAAAAAGGGAAATGGGGATAA
- a CDS encoding polyprenyl synthetase family protein yields MTVINQEIDLDGFVNQVAQNLIKNLKSEHTEVQNIFDHLLKRKGKMFRPSLLYLSTKITSGNIDDALEVATASEMIHIASLVHDDIIDNSEIRRGLPTINSNWGNKIGILIGDNLFADAFTLLTPYEKKEILFTFTQAISKMCQGEIIQLKHAFNPQKSLDTYFKIIEYKTASLLAACCKSGGLISNAPDYQINSLYLFGIHLGRAYQIIDDLLDYLANDKDEKPRGKDLSEGNITLPAIYTLQEKQDLGYEFKNYWNNRDKECYMSILEQITYSNSIKKTLNTAKNEVLYAQQAIKQLPHNKYQDSLFEISNKILKQVNKYSY; encoded by the coding sequence ATGACAGTAATCAACCAAGAAATTGATTTGGATGGATTTGTAAATCAAGTAGCACAAAATCTAATAAAAAATCTAAAAAGTGAGCACACAGAAGTACAAAATATATTTGATCATTTACTGAAAAGAAAGGGTAAAATGTTCAGACCTTCACTTTTATATCTATCTACCAAAATCACATCTGGGAACATAGATGATGCATTAGAAGTTGCAACAGCTTCAGAAATGATTCATATAGCTTCTTTGGTCCATGACGATATTATAGATAACTCTGAAATAAGAAGAGGACTACCAACTATTAATAGTAACTGGGGAAACAAAATTGGTATCTTAATCGGAGACAATTTATTTGCTGATGCTTTTACATTATTAACTCCATATGAAAAAAAAGAGATTCTGTTCACCTTCACACAAGCTATAAGTAAGATGTGTCAGGGTGAAATTATACAACTTAAGCACGCTTTTAATCCTCAAAAATCGTTAGATACTTATTTTAAGATCATCGAATATAAAACTGCCAGTTTATTAGCAGCTTGTTGTAAATCAGGTGGATTAATATCAAATGCTCCTGACTATCAGATTAATTCATTATATCTATTTGGCATTCATTTAGGTAGAGCGTACCAAATAATCGACGATTTACTAGATTATCTAGCAAACGATAAAGATGAAAAACCACGAGGAAAAGATTTGAGTGAAGGTAATATCACATTACCTGCCATTTATACTTTACAAGAGAAACAAGATTTAGGTTATGAATTTAAAAATTATTGGAATAACCGAGACAAAGAATGTTATATGAGTATCCTTGAGCAAATAACCTATTCTAACAGTATAAAAAAAACTTTAAATACTGCAAAAAATGAAGTTTTGTATGCCCAACAAGCCATCAAACAATTACCGCACAACAAGTATCAAGACTCCTTATTCGAAATATCAAACAAAATATTAAAGCAAGTTAATAAATACAGTTATTAG
- a CDS encoding pyruvate kinase alpha/beta domain-containing protein, with amino-acid sequence MITFENPGEGNTKEAVELAVKHSKDLGITDYVVASNTGKTIYELLELVDPQKINIVCVKHHVGYKEPGLDEMSKEVSRDLEDRGVKLLTTTHLFANVERAITNNFGGLYPGGIVSATLRCFGQGVKVCFEISTMAQDAGMIPYGKDVIAIGGTARGADSAVVINPAHAKDFFKTNLKEIICKPRN; translated from the coding sequence ATGATAACCTTTGAGAACCCGGGGGAGGGTAATACAAAAGAAGCTGTAGAACTTGCAGTGAAACATAGTAAAGATTTAGGTATCACAGATTATGTTGTAGCTTCTAACACTGGGAAAACAATTTATGAGTTATTAGAGCTTGTCGACCCTCAGAAAATTAATATTGTATGTGTTAAACATCATGTAGGATATAAGGAACCTGGCCTAGATGAGATGTCAAAAGAAGTTTCTAGAGACTTAGAAGATCGAGGAGTAAAATTGTTAACCACAACTCATTTATTTGCAAATGTTGAACGCGCTATAACGAATAATTTCGGAGGTTTATACCCAGGTGGAATTGTTTCAGCAACCCTTAGATGTTTTGGCCAAGGAGTAAAAGTATGTTTTGAAATTAGTACAATGGCTCAAGATGCTGGTATGATTCCATATGGGAAAGATGTAATAGCTATTGGTGGAACAGCAAGAGGAGCTGACTCAGCAGTTGTAATTAACCCTGCTCATGCTAAAGATTTCTTTAAAACTAATCTTAAAGAAATTATTTGCAAACCACGTAATTAG
- the mobA gene encoding molybdenum cofactor guanylyltransferase: MRSTAIVLAGGESKRMGTDKIFLELNKKRIIDFVLEITTKIFKETIIVSNNCENFNGYSVKTIKDKMNHLKKSSLRGIYSGLSEIDSEYGFVIGGDMPFINSNLIEAMVGQIEENAWDVVIPKFGKFYEPLFAIYHKSCLSNIKQQLLSENHRIVSFFSTKKVLTLSKNYCKQYDPDLISFFNVNTPSQLEIARRYLDN; this comes from the coding sequence ATGAGATCTACAGCTATTGTTTTAGCTGGTGGTGAGAGTAAGAGAATGGGAACAGATAAAATTTTTTTAGAACTTAACAAAAAACGAATAATAGATTTTGTTTTAGAAATAACTACAAAAATCTTTAAAGAAACTATCATTGTGTCAAATAATTGTGAAAACTTCAATGGGTATTCAGTTAAAACTATTAAAGATAAAATGAATCATTTAAAAAAAAGTTCTTTAAGAGGAATTTATTCTGGGCTTAGCGAAATAGATAGTGAATACGGTTTTGTTATTGGCGGGGACATGCCTTTTATTAATTCAAACTTAATCGAAGCAATGGTTGGTCAGATTGAGGAAAATGCTTGGGATGTGGTAATCCCTAAGTTCGGTAAGTTTTATGAACCATTATTTGCAATTTACCATAAGAGTTGTCTTTCAAATATAAAACAACAATTACTGTCTGAAAACCATCGCATTGTTAGTTTTTTTTCAACAAAAAAGGTATTAACATTATCAAAAAATTATTGTAAACAATATGATCCAGATTTAATATCTTTTTTTAATGTTAACACACCTTCCCAACTTGAAATAGCTAGAAGATATTTAGACAATTAA
- the argS gene encoding arginine--tRNA ligase, with translation MEEFRQKIADLLIDRLPELSKGDILDDIEIPPDKSLGDFAFPCFKLAKIYKQNPAQIATNVVDEINENEFFEKIEATGPYINFKSNLTLLSSKTLQKIQKQKEQYGYDDEGNGKTVVIDFSSPNIAKPFGFGHLRSTVIGNALSNIYDRLGYNVERINHLGDWGTQFGNLIAAYTKWGEKEKLREDPIDYLYELYVKFHEETENDLELKDEGRKWFRKLEESDETAVKLWKWFKDLSLQEFERIYKKLGVSFDSYKGEAFYDDKLEDTVERIQQSGITSYSEGALIVDLSAENLPPCLIKKKDGATLYVTRDLSAAMYRFEKYKFHKALYVVGVDQELHFKQMFKVLDKMGYEWANNLEHIQFGLIKFQDGKMSTRRGNLVFLEDVLKKAQSLALDIIKEKNPDLENKEEVAEMVGVGAIIFGDLSNDRIKEVTFDWERILDFNGETAPYLQYTHARICSILQKAGIALEYNEKHIEQIQSEYEKNVIQLLASYPDALKRARNVNKPHIVARYLLELAREFNRFYNNCPILNENEEVKNARLIIIDSVRQVIVNGLAIMGIKAPKQM, from the coding sequence ATGGAAGAATTTCGACAAAAGATAGCAGATTTATTAATTGACAGATTACCAGAATTATCAAAAGGAGACATTCTTGATGATATTGAAATTCCTCCTGATAAGTCGCTAGGAGATTTTGCGTTTCCGTGTTTCAAACTTGCAAAGATTTATAAACAAAACCCAGCTCAAATAGCTACTAATGTAGTTGATGAGATTAATGAAAATGAATTTTTTGAGAAAATTGAAGCTACTGGCCCTTACATAAATTTTAAAAGTAATTTAACTTTATTAAGTTCAAAGACCCTTCAAAAGATACAGAAACAGAAAGAACAATATGGGTATGATGATGAAGGGAACGGTAAGACGGTAGTCATCGACTTCTCATCCCCAAATATTGCTAAACCATTTGGTTTTGGACATTTACGTTCAACAGTAATAGGTAATGCATTGTCAAATATATACGATAGGTTAGGGTATAATGTTGAAAGAATTAACCACTTAGGGGATTGGGGTACTCAATTTGGTAATTTAATTGCAGCGTACACTAAATGGGGAGAGAAAGAAAAACTACGAGAAGATCCCATTGATTATTTATATGAGCTCTATGTTAAGTTTCATGAAGAAACAGAGAATGATTTAGAACTAAAAGATGAAGGTCGCAAATGGTTTAGAAAACTAGAAGAAAGCGATGAGACCGCTGTAAAACTATGGAAGTGGTTTAAAGACTTAAGCTTACAGGAGTTTGAACGTATCTATAAGAAATTAGGAGTATCTTTTGATAGCTATAAAGGAGAAGCTTTTTATGATGACAAATTAGAGGATACAGTTGAAAGAATACAACAATCTGGTATTACATCGTATAGTGAAGGTGCTTTGATAGTTGATCTATCAGCTGAAAATTTACCACCTTGTTTAATTAAGAAAAAAGATGGTGCAACTTTGTATGTTACAAGAGATTTAAGTGCTGCTATGTATAGATTTGAAAAATACAAGTTCCATAAAGCACTTTATGTAGTTGGTGTTGATCAAGAGCTCCATTTTAAACAAATGTTTAAGGTTTTAGATAAGATGGGTTATGAATGGGCAAATAATTTAGAACATATACAATTTGGTTTAATTAAATTTCAAGATGGAAAAATGTCTACCCGTAGAGGAAACTTGGTATTTCTTGAAGATGTGTTGAAAAAAGCTCAATCGCTTGCACTAGATATTATAAAAGAAAAAAATCCTGATCTTGAAAATAAAGAAGAAGTAGCGGAGATGGTTGGTGTAGGTGCTATAATTTTTGGGGATTTAAGTAACGATAGAATTAAAGAGGTAACATTTGATTGGGAAAGAATTCTAGATTTTAATGGAGAAACTGCACCATATCTTCAATATACTCATGCTAGAATTTGTAGTATATTACAAAAAGCAGGAATTGCGCTAGAATACAATGAAAAGCACATAGAGCAAATCCAATCTGAATATGAAAAAAATGTTATCCAATTGTTAGCTTCTTATCCTGATGCATTAAAAAGAGCAAGAAATGTAAATAAGCCTCATATAGTGGCTAGATATTTACTAGAATTAGCTAGAGAGTTTAATAGGTTTTATAACAATTGTCCTATTTTAAATGAAAATGAAGAAGTGAAAAATGCTCGTTTAATTATAATTGATTCAGTTAGACAGGTAATAGTGAACGGCTTAGCTATTATGGGGATTAAAGCACCTAAGCAAATGTAA
- a CDS encoding putative manganese-dependent inorganic diphosphatase — MNNKPIYILGHKKPDTDSICSAIAYTYLKNKVEGTDKYQAGRIGNINKETEYVLSFLEVEKPQLVEDVKSRVIDMLTNRPITISPETTIKEINDIRKTKQIKSLPVVDNEFKLQGLVTMGDLAAKVMTDLERDFLGPTKLELDCLSKILNGRVIVKNHDTNLSGKVLVGAMSQKTLSKYISKNDIVILGDRPKAQLDCIKAGAKCLILTCNTEPNEEIISKASQNDSAIITVPFDSFKTARFLIMATPVKSFLKSEDIIHFYDDDLIEEAKKEMLSTRFRSYPVIDHDHKLIGMVSRKDLLTLKGKEVILVDHNEKSQAVTGIDEAKIKEIIDHHRLGDLSSNEPILIRNEPVGSTATIVYQLYKEYCISPPKHIAGLMLAAILSDTVMLKSPTCTNLDKQFAHELEKISELNIQEFGKRMFQEGAGILKENPNSMITKDFKEFSFGEKKVAIGQMNAVDKDDVLAFITNIRKAMTSLVNENDYHLLLFMITDIQKQDSLILAEGPEKASLEAVFQKPLDLDSLYLENVVSRKKQVVPPLSEYFSNQ, encoded by the coding sequence ATGAATAATAAACCAATTTATATACTAGGTCATAAAAAACCCGATACAGATTCAATCTGTTCTGCTATTGCCTATACTTATTTGAAAAATAAGGTAGAAGGAACTGATAAATACCAGGCTGGTAGAATTGGAAACATTAATAAAGAAACTGAATACGTATTATCCTTTTTAGAGGTAGAGAAACCTCAATTAGTTGAAGATGTAAAATCTCGTGTGATTGATATGTTAACAAACCGACCAATCACAATCTCTCCAGAAACCACAATTAAAGAGATCAACGATATTAGAAAGACTAAACAAATAAAATCTCTACCAGTAGTTGATAATGAGTTTAAACTTCAAGGTCTCGTCACCATGGGAGACTTAGCAGCAAAAGTAATGACGGATTTAGAAAGAGATTTTCTTGGTCCAACAAAACTAGAATTAGACTGTTTATCAAAAATTTTGAATGGTAGGGTCATAGTAAAAAATCATGATACTAATCTATCAGGAAAAGTTTTGGTAGGTGCTATGAGTCAAAAAACTCTATCTAAATATATTTCCAAAAATGATATAGTTATATTAGGTGATAGACCGAAGGCTCAATTAGATTGTATAAAAGCTGGAGCTAAATGTCTTATCTTAACTTGTAATACAGAACCTAATGAAGAAATTATTTCAAAAGCATCTCAAAATGATAGTGCTATTATTACAGTACCTTTTGATAGTTTTAAAACTGCTCGCTTTCTTATAATGGCTACTCCAGTTAAATCTTTTCTTAAAAGTGAAGATATCATCCATTTTTACGACGATGATCTTATTGAAGAAGCAAAAAAAGAGATGCTATCAACTAGATTTAGAAGTTACCCAGTTATCGATCATGACCATAAATTAATTGGGATGGTATCACGTAAAGATCTATTAACTTTAAAAGGTAAAGAAGTTATTCTTGTTGATCATAATGAAAAAAGTCAAGCAGTAACTGGAATCGATGAAGCAAAGATAAAAGAAATAATTGATCACCATAGGTTAGGAGATTTATCTTCTAATGAACCAATATTAATTAGAAATGAGCCTGTTGGTTCAACTGCAACTATAGTATATCAACTATATAAAGAATATTGTATAAGTCCACCTAAACATATTGCAGGGTTAATGCTAGCTGCAATTTTGTCAGATACAGTGATGCTAAAATCACCAACATGTACTAATTTAGATAAGCAGTTTGCACATGAATTAGAAAAAATCAGTGAATTAAATATCCAGGAATTTGGAAAGAGAATGTTTCAAGAAGGTGCAGGCATCCTCAAAGAAAACCCGAATTCAATGATTACTAAAGACTTCAAAGAATTTTCTTTTGGTGAAAAAAAAGTAGCGATTGGTCAAATGAATGCAGTTGATAAGGACGACGTTCTCGCCTTTATTACGAATATAAGAAAGGCTATGACTTCTTTAGTAAACGAAAACGATTACCATCTATTGCTATTTATGATCACAGATATTCAAAAACAAGATTCCTTAATTCTAGCAGAAGGACCTGAGAAAGCTTCATTAGAAGCTGTCTTTCAAAAACCGCTAGATCTAGATAGTCTATATCTAGAAAATGTTGTGAGTAGAAAAAAACAGGTCGTCCCACCTCTTTCTGAATATTTTTCTAACCAATAA
- a CDS encoding MOSC domain-containing protein, producing MGELMAVCVSETTGQKKQNVGKGLLIENYGLKNDAHAGGWHRQVSLLSEESIEKMQNQGLDVSAGDFAENLTTKNIKLYELPIGTRIYIGEDVKLEVTQIGKQCHDRCAIYHQAGDCVMPKEGIFARVLKGGKVSLGDKIQVIIDEDGFNRKR from the coding sequence ATAGGAGAACTAATGGCAGTTTGTGTAAGTGAAACAACTGGCCAAAAAAAACAAAATGTAGGGAAAGGTTTATTAATAGAAAACTATGGACTTAAAAATGATGCACACGCTGGGGGTTGGCACAGGCAAGTAAGTCTTCTATCAGAAGAGAGTATAGAAAAAATGCAAAATCAAGGTTTAGATGTTTCTGCAGGAGATTTTGCTGAAAACTTAACTACTAAAAATATTAAGTTGTACGAACTTCCGATAGGTACACGTATATATATTGGAGAAGATGTTAAATTAGAAGTAACACAAATTGGTAAGCAATGTCATGATAGATGTGCTATTTATCACCAAGCCGGAGACTGTGTTATGCCAAAAGAAGGAATTTTTGCCCGTGTATTAAAAGGAGGTAAAGTCAGCTTAGGAGATAAAATTCAGGTGATTATAGATGAAGATGGGTTCAATAGAAAAAGATAA
- a CDS encoding class I SAM-dependent methyltransferase: protein MTLYQKLAQHYDSLFPVSDKKISWIQKALELRKSDKVLDLGCGTGSYVVSFAERGHEAYGIDSDYGMIDKAIKTIEKRNLNKAHVAVGDILEQYPFESTYNGIMCIGNTLPHLQSVDEVANSLELAKNHLSDDGVLIIQTVNYDLNGIENKTFPTLTAKEGRVRFNRHYSPKSEIKVNFHTELEIDQANCDNNDTEVYHSTIELLCLRKHNLEKILLDLDFRNIDFYCGFTDKLWDYDGSGTVAIAKK from the coding sequence ATGACTCTATATCAAAAATTGGCTCAACACTATGACAGTTTATTTCCTGTTTCAGATAAAAAGATATCATGGATACAAAAAGCTTTAGAATTAAGAAAGAGTGACAAAGTATTGGATCTTGGTTGTGGAACAGGAAGTTATGTAGTCTCTTTTGCTGAAAGAGGGCATGAGGCATATGGTATTGATAGTGACTATGGCATGATTGACAAGGCTATAAAAACTATTGAAAAAAGAAATCTAAACAAAGCTCATGTAGCAGTTGGAGACATTTTAGAGCAATATCCCTTTGAATCTACTTATAATGGGATTATGTGTATAGGAAATACCTTACCTCATTTACAAAGCGTTGATGAAGTCGCAAACAGTCTTGAGTTAGCCAAAAATCATCTATCAGATGATGGAGTATTAATAATTCAAACTGTCAATTATGATTTAAATGGAATAGAAAACAAAACATTCCCGACTCTTACAGCAAAGGAAGGGCGTGTAAGATTCAACAGGCACTACAGTCCTAAAAGTGAGATTAAAGTTAATTTTCATACTGAGTTAGAAATTGATCAAGCTAATTGTGACAATAATGATACTGAAGTTTATCATAGTACAATTGAATTATTATGTTTAAGAAAACATAATCTAGAAAAAATTCTATTAGATTTGGACTTTAGGAATATAGATTTTTATTGTGGTTTTACAGATAAACTTTGGGATTATGATGGTTCAGGTACAGTTGCAATAGCAAAAAAATGA
- the moaA gene encoding GTP 3',8-cyclase MoaA has translation MYLDNHGRKIDYMRISVTDRCNLRCFYCMPHQGISKVSYTSIMKYEDIRKVIEAAVQLGITKFRFTGGEPLVRKDFHKLIELVNHFDNIQDISLTTNGILLKNQAAKLKEAGVNRLNVSLDTLNEEKFNNITRGGNLSDVLYGIEEATNQGLTPIKINVVVIRGTNDDEILDFARMSIKQDVEIRFIEYMPIGNNDNWKSRFIGVDSIKQICEKLGKLIPAETVKGEGPASYYRFKNSNGKLGFISPVSDHFCSDCNRIRLTSDGKLKTCLFSDEELDLKPALKSQEDLMKVLNKAIKMKPEKHNISSDKSWTFGNEYRSKRNMSQIGG, from the coding sequence ATGTATTTGGATAATCATGGTAGAAAAATTGATTACATGAGAATTTCTGTAACTGATCGCTGCAATTTAAGATGTTTTTATTGTATGCCACACCAAGGTATTTCAAAAGTGAGTTATACTAGCATTATGAAGTACGAAGATATTCGAAAAGTCATTGAAGCTGCAGTACAACTTGGCATAACAAAATTTAGATTCACAGGCGGAGAGCCTCTTGTTAGAAAAGATTTTCATAAGTTAATAGAATTAGTAAATCACTTTGATAATATTCAAGATATTTCTCTAACCACAAATGGAATATTATTAAAAAATCAAGCTGCTAAACTTAAGGAAGCTGGAGTGAATAGATTAAATGTCAGTCTTGATACTTTGAATGAAGAAAAATTTAATAACATCACAAGGGGTGGGAATTTAAGTGATGTCCTTTATGGGATTGAAGAAGCTACTAATCAAGGGTTAACCCCTATTAAAATAAATGTAGTTGTAATTAGAGGTACTAATGATGACGAGATTTTAGATTTTGCTCGTATGTCTATTAAACAAGATGTAGAGATACGTTTTATCGAATATATGCCCATAGGGAATAATGATAATTGGAAGAGTAGATTTATAGGTGTTGATAGTATCAAACAAATTTGTGAAAAGCTAGGGAAATTAATACCTGCTGAAACAGTAAAAGGGGAAGGTCCTGCTAGTTATTATAGATTTAAAAATTCAAATGGAAAGCTAGGTTTTATATCACCTGTAAGTGATCATTTTTGTAGTGATTGTAATCGAATTCGACTTACTTCTGATGGGAAGCTTAAAACGTGCTTGTTTTCTGATGAAGAATTGGATTTAAAACCTGCTTTAAAATCGCAAGAGGATCTCATGAAAGTACTTAACAAAGCAATAAAGATGAAACCAGAAAAACATAATATTTCGTCAGATAAGTCTTGGACTTTTGGGAATGAATATAGGTCTAAAAGAAATATGAGTCAAATAGGAGGATAA
- a CDS encoding tetraprenyl-beta-curcumene synthase family protein: protein MRKDIVMNFIFKAIPLTDKELKYWSFRINNAPCSFLSSQGLVSIRAKKFHCQGGSVYSLRQKKFNIKLLRFIVAFQTISDYLDNLCDRSGVLDEKSFRCLHQSMMDIFDNSRINSISKNCESYYELYPYKKDGGYLEELVNTSKKQLSSISGVRYLNEDLIFYTKLYCELQVYKHLNIDIRVSKLKEWFKDYEKKYPNLYWWEFSCASGSTLLIFSLLSLAFEYENPPFNYRDKLINSYFPWVCGLHILLDYLIDQKEDLEENDLNFVSFYSNYNHLRERLKLFTRMSLNKVKELPDCEFHKTIVKGLLCLYLSDSKTDELNLNSLRKELLELAGKDTIYLYYVIRSLRKTKII from the coding sequence ATGAGAAAAGATATAGTAATGAACTTTATATTTAAAGCTATACCTTTAACTGACAAGGAATTAAAATATTGGTCTTTTAGAATTAATAATGCACCGTGTTCTTTTTTGAGCTCTCAAGGATTAGTAAGTATTAGAGCTAAAAAATTTCATTGTCAAGGTGGAAGTGTGTATTCATTACGCCAAAAGAAGTTTAATATAAAATTACTACGTTTTATAGTTGCTTTTCAGACAATAAGTGATTACTTAGATAATTTATGTGATAGATCTGGAGTTTTAGATGAAAAAAGTTTTAGGTGTCTACACCAATCAATGATGGATATATTTGATAACAGCAGAATAAATTCAATCTCAAAAAACTGTGAAAGCTACTATGAACTATACCCCTATAAAAAAGATGGTGGGTATTTAGAAGAGCTTGTAAATACAAGTAAAAAACAATTATCTTCTATATCAGGGGTTCGTTACTTAAATGAAGACCTAATTTTTTATACCAAATTGTACTGCGAACTACAAGTATATAAACATCTAAATATAGATATTAGAGTGAGTAAATTGAAAGAATGGTTTAAGGACTATGAAAAAAAGTACCCAAATCTCTATTGGTGGGAATTTTCTTGTGCATCAGGATCAACACTATTGATATTCTCTTTACTCTCATTAGCGTTTGAATATGAAAATCCACCCTTCAATTATCGTGATAAATTGATAAATAGTTACTTCCCATGGGTATGTGGTTTACATATTTTGTTGGATTATTTAATTGATCAAAAGGAAGATTTAGAAGAAAATGACTTGAATTTTGTTTCTTTTTACTCTAATTATAACCATTTGCGAGAAAGGTTAAAACTTTTCACACGCATGTCTTTGAATAAGGTTAAAGAATTACCTGATTGTGAATTTCACAAAACAATCGTAAAAGGTCTACTATGTTTATATCTATCAGATTCTAAAACTGATGAATTAAATCTGAATTCTTTAAGAAAAGAGTTGTTAGAATTAGCAGGAAAAGATACTATTTACTTATATTATGTTATTCGATCATTACGGAAAACGAAAATTATCTAA
- a CDS encoding dipicolinate synthase subunit B, translating into MTSNKLSIAFGVTGAYHQLETALQKCREIEKQGHEVTPVLSPSVSNISTKFGSGNYWYTNFQKVTKRPPITDIVGAEPFGPHDLSDLMVILPCTGATLARIANGLNEHSVSLAAKAHLRTQKPIIIAVSTNDGLSLNSTNIAKLLNMSNVYFVPFGQDNPVNKPDSLMSDFRLLWDSVECALKGEQLQPVLKEFSN; encoded by the coding sequence ATGACAAGCAATAAACTTTCTATAGCGTTTGGTGTTACAGGTGCGTATCATCAGTTAGAAACTGCATTACAAAAATGTAGAGAGATTGAAAAACAAGGGCATGAGGTTACTCCTGTACTATCACCTTCTGTATCAAATATTTCAACTAAATTCGGATCCGGCAATTATTGGTACACAAATTTTCAAAAAGTTACTAAAAGGCCTCCAATAACGGATATCGTAGGTGCAGAACCTTTTGGTCCTCACGATTTGTCTGATTTAATGGTGATCTTACCATGTACAGGAGCTACACTGGCACGAATAGCTAATGGTTTAAATGAACATAGTGTTTCACTTGCAGCAAAAGCACATCTTAGAACACAAAAACCAATAATTATTGCTGTCTCAACTAATGATGGTCTGAGTTTAAATTCAACCAATATAGCAAAACTGTTAAATATGTCTAATGTATATTTTGTACCATTTGGACAAGATAATCCAGTTAATAAACCTGATTCTTTAATGTCTGATTTTCGGTTACTTTGGGACTCTGTAGAATGTGCTTTAAAAGGAGAACAGTTACAACCAGTGTTAAAAGAGTTTAGTAATTAG